One Kitasatospora sp. NBC_01266 genomic window carries:
- a CDS encoding ABC transporter permease — protein MSTVSEPINLSLPGGVDTGLTPKQLADKYGLTVSGRRPGLLAYTKQLWGRRHFIVAFATARLVAQYTTAKMGQVWQVVTPLLNCAVFYLVFGVILSGNSVPKYIPWLCVGVFIFQFIQSAIQSGTGAISYNLGLIRALHFPRACMPIAFTVIQLQQLLISMVVLVAIVLSNNLMPGLTWFQVIPAMFLLSLFNTGLALIMARIGAKTSDVSQLMPFVLRTWMYLSGVMYSIADRVHKWPHWVQVIAQANPASVYMELFRHAMIPSIYSRKHYGGNAEKLPPHVWDMALGWAVIAFVIGYVFFWKAEEEYGRG, from the coding sequence GTGTCGACAGTGAGTGAACCGATCAACCTCTCTCTACCTGGGGGTGTTGATACCGGGCTGACCCCCAAGCAGCTCGCCGATAAGTACGGCCTGACGGTCAGTGGCCGTCGCCCGGGCCTTCTCGCCTACACCAAGCAGCTCTGGGGGCGTCGACACTTCATCGTCGCGTTCGCCACCGCGCGGCTGGTGGCGCAGTACACCACGGCGAAGATGGGCCAGGTGTGGCAGGTTGTCACGCCGCTGCTGAACTGCGCGGTCTTCTACCTGGTGTTCGGCGTCATCCTGAGCGGCAACTCGGTGCCGAAGTACATCCCGTGGCTCTGCGTCGGGGTGTTCATCTTCCAGTTCATCCAGAGCGCGATCCAGTCCGGCACCGGCGCGATCTCGTACAACCTCGGGCTGATCCGCGCGCTGCACTTCCCCCGTGCCTGCATGCCGATCGCCTTCACGGTGATCCAGCTCCAGCAGCTGCTGATCTCGATGGTCGTGCTGGTCGCGATCGTGCTGAGCAACAACCTGATGCCGGGGCTGACCTGGTTCCAGGTGATCCCGGCGATGTTCCTGCTGTCGCTGTTCAACACCGGCCTGGCCCTGATCATGGCCCGGATCGGCGCCAAGACCAGTGACGTCTCCCAGCTGATGCCGTTCGTCCTGCGCACCTGGATGTACCTCTCCGGCGTGATGTACAGCATCGCGGACCGCGTGCACAAGTGGCCGCACTGGGTGCAGGTGATCGCCCAGGCGAACCCCGCCTCCGTGTACATGGAGCTGTTCCGGCACGCGATGATCCCCAGCATCTACAGTCGCAAGCACTACGGGGGCAACGCGGAGAAGCTGCCGCCCCACGTCTGGGACATGGCCCTCGGGTGGGCGGTCATCGCCTTCGTGATCGGTTACGTGTTCTTCTGGAAGGCCGAAGAGGAGTACGGACGTGGCTGA
- a CDS encoding glycosyltransferase family 2 protein has protein sequence MGNRPAELNALIQSVLDQQGPAVELAVVGNGAPLPPLPAGVRTVELPENLGIPGGRNVGIELFGPNARDVDAVLFLDDDGRLPLTDSARLLREAFTADPGLGIVSFRIADPETGVTQRRHVPRLRAADPLRSSRVTTFLGGASAVRSTVFEQAGQLPADFFYAHEETDLAWRALDAGWSIDYRADIVLHHPTTSPARHAAYFHNVARNRVWLARRNLPVPLVPLYLCTWILLTLARRPPREARKAWWGGFREGRRTPCGERRPMRWRTVWRLTRLGRPPVI, from the coding sequence ATGGGCAACCGCCCGGCGGAGCTGAACGCGCTGATCCAGTCGGTGCTCGACCAGCAGGGCCCGGCCGTCGAGCTGGCCGTGGTCGGCAACGGCGCCCCGCTGCCGCCGCTGCCCGCCGGAGTGCGGACGGTCGAGCTGCCGGAGAACCTCGGCATCCCGGGCGGACGCAACGTGGGCATCGAGCTCTTCGGCCCGAACGCCCGCGACGTGGACGCCGTGCTCTTCCTGGACGACGACGGCCGGCTGCCGCTGACCGACTCGGCGCGGCTGCTGCGCGAGGCGTTCACCGCCGACCCGGGCCTGGGCATCGTCAGCTTCCGGATCGCCGATCCGGAGACCGGTGTGACCCAGCGCCGGCACGTGCCGCGGCTGCGCGCCGCCGACCCGCTGCGCTCCTCACGGGTCACCACCTTCCTCGGCGGCGCCAGCGCGGTCCGCTCGACGGTCTTCGAGCAGGCCGGGCAGTTGCCCGCCGACTTCTTCTACGCCCACGAGGAGACCGACCTCGCGTGGCGTGCGCTGGATGCCGGGTGGTCGATCGACTACCGGGCGGACATCGTGCTGCACCACCCCACCACCTCGCCCGCCCGGCATGCCGCGTACTTCCACAACGTGGCCCGCAACCGGGTGTGGCTGGCCCGACGGAACCTTCCGGTGCCGTTGGTGCCTCTCTACCTGTGCACCTGGATTCTGCTCACCCTGGCCCGCCGTCCCCCGCGGGAGGCACGCAAGGCCTGGTGGGGCGGTTTCCGGGAAGGTCGGCGCACACCGTGCGGTGAGCGACGGCCGATGCGATGGCGTACTGTATGGCGATTGACCAGGTTGGGCAGACCGCCGGTCATCTGA
- a CDS encoding CDP-alcohol phosphatidyltransferase family protein, which translates to MLQRRSAEHWAGRLYMRSISLRITRILSTFTAITPNGLTYLMMFTGVLAGAGLLIPGIAGAIVGALLIQVYLLLDCVDGEVARWRRQTSLTGVYLDRVGHYMSEAALLTGLGLRGADLLHRNGSGSHWEWAFLGTLAALGAILIKSETDLVDVARARSGLTAVEDSAAVPRSSGVAKARRAASFLKFHRLVGAVEASLFILAAGIADQVHGGLFFTRLAVVVLAAIAMLQTVLHLLSIVLSSRLR; encoded by the coding sequence ATGCTCCAGCGCCGTAGCGCCGAGCACTGGGCGGGTCGGCTCTACATGCGCAGCATCTCGCTGCGGATCACCCGGATCCTGTCGACGTTCACGGCGATCACGCCCAACGGTCTGACCTACCTGATGATGTTCACGGGAGTCCTGGCCGGTGCCGGGCTGCTCATCCCGGGCATCGCCGGTGCGATCGTCGGCGCGCTGCTGATCCAGGTCTACCTGCTGCTGGACTGCGTGGACGGCGAGGTGGCCCGCTGGCGCCGGCAGACCTCGCTGACCGGCGTCTACCTGGACCGGGTCGGCCACTACATGTCGGAGGCCGCGCTGCTCACCGGGCTCGGCCTGCGCGGCGCCGACCTCCTCCACCGCAACGGCAGCGGGTCGCACTGGGAGTGGGCCTTCCTCGGCACCCTGGCGGCGCTCGGCGCGATCCTGATCAAGTCGGAGACCGACCTGGTCGACGTGGCGCGGGCCCGCAGCGGGCTGACCGCGGTCGAGGACAGCGCCGCGGTGCCGCGCTCCTCCGGGGTGGCCAAGGCCCGCCGGGCGGCCTCCTTCCTCAAGTTCCACCGGCTGGTCGGTGCGGTCGAGGCCTCGCTCTTCATCCTGGCGGCCGGCATCGCCGACCAGGTGCACGGCGGCCTCTTCTTCACCCGCCTCGCGGTCGTGGTGCTCGCCGCCATCGCGATGCTCCAGACCGTGCTCCACCTGCTCAGCATCGTCCTCTCCAGCAGGCTGCGATGA